The uncultured Fibrobacter sp. genome has a segment encoding these proteins:
- a CDS encoding Hsp33 family molecular chaperone HslO codes for MNFKDRIIRATGKKTPFRLIVVDLTATMNEIGKKHNAQGFALKLLAENSIASIFLSASLKFPGTVSFTTRFSGEITLVQSDSTPQGLVRAMIPQPELQAVGGNEPALIPQSVRVVKLNEQGKRVHESIIEAPAVSMGQNLATYLLQSEQIRSAVGIEAAFNKENPSKLDYAAGFYIEAFPDLEDKDINLIEVIIQNLPKFCDMNTPEGFDLDELLDQLRGPYEIDIVKEIDPKAYCPCSRERTVATLATLPLKDLQDLEKEGKDLEVICDFCRTPYQITIADLREIIKERKK; via the coding sequence ATGAATTTCAAGGACCGCATTATCCGCGCTACGGGCAAGAAGACGCCCTTCCGCCTGATTGTCGTCGACTTGACCGCGACGATGAACGAAATCGGCAAAAAGCATAACGCACAGGGTTTCGCCCTCAAGCTCCTCGCCGAAAACTCCATCGCAAGCATTTTCTTGAGCGCCTCGCTCAAGTTCCCGGGCACCGTAAGCTTTACCACCCGATTCTCGGGCGAAATCACGCTGGTGCAGTCGGACTCCACGCCGCAGGGCCTGGTGCGCGCCATGATTCCGCAGCCGGAACTCCAGGCCGTAGGTGGTAACGAACCCGCCCTCATTCCGCAGAGTGTCCGCGTCGTGAAACTGAACGAACAGGGCAAGCGCGTCCACGAAAGCATTATCGAGGCTCCCGCCGTATCGATGGGCCAGAACCTCGCCACCTACCTTTTGCAGTCCGAACAGATCCGCTCGGCCGTGGGCATCGAAGCCGCCTTCAATAAAGAAAATCCGAGCAAGCTCGACTACGCCGCCGGTTTCTACATCGAAGCCTTCCCCGACCTCGAAGACAAGGACATCAACCTGATCGAGGTCATCATCCAGAACTTGCCGAAGTTCTGCGACATGAACACGCCCGAAGGCTTTGACCTGGACGAGCTACTGGACCAGCTGCGCGGCCCCTACGAAATCGACATCGTCAAAGAAATCGACCCGAAGGCCTACTGCCCCTGCAGCCGCGAACGCACCGTGGCAACGCTTGCCACGCTCCCGCTCAAGGACTTGCAGGACCTCGAAAAAGAAGGCAAGGACCTCGAAGTGATTTGCGACTTCTGCCGCACCCCGTACCAGATTACGATTGCGGATTTAAGAGAAATTATTAAGGAACGAAAGAAATAA
- a CDS encoding YbjQ family protein gives MKLYTTDFITGKEIETIQMVRGSVVFSKNVVRDVFAGLKTLVGGEIAGYTEMLNDARQIAIERMETQASCIGADAVVGVRFTTASVMAGSAEIIAYGTAVKFKK, from the coding sequence ATGAAACTCTATACAACGGACTTTATCACCGGCAAAGAAATCGAAACCATTCAGATGGTGCGCGGGAGCGTGGTGTTTAGCAAAAACGTGGTGCGCGACGTCTTCGCTGGACTCAAGACGCTTGTAGGTGGCGAAATCGCCGGCTACACCGAGATGCTGAACGACGCACGTCAAATTGCCATCGAACGAATGGAAACCCAGGCAAGTTGCATTGGCGCAGACGCTGTCGTAGGCGTACGCTTCACCACAGCATCTGTAATGGCGGGCTCCGCAGAAATTATCGCCTACGGAACCGCAGTGAAATTCAAAAAATAA
- the thrH gene encoding bifunctional phosphoserine phosphatase/homoserine phosphotransferase ThrH, with product MFTKQCVVTLDLEGVLAPEIWIAVAEKTGIKDLRLTTRDIPDYDVLMKGRIKILEREGIKLSDIQNVIANLGLLDGARDFMDQLRDEAQVIILSDTFQEFAYPIMKNLGFPTIFCHNLEVENDMIKGYHLRLNDQKTKVVKHLQELNFKVFASGDSFNDTGMLKQADKGCFFCAPDSIVAQFPQLEATKTYAELLEKFHQFQATL from the coding sequence ATGTTTACCAAGCAATGTGTCGTTACCCTGGACCTTGAAGGTGTCCTCGCCCCTGAAATCTGGATCGCCGTCGCCGAAAAGACCGGTATCAAGGACCTGCGCCTGACTACTCGCGACATTCCCGACTACGACGTGCTCATGAAGGGCCGCATCAAGATTCTCGAACGCGAAGGCATCAAACTTTCGGACATCCAGAACGTGATTGCAAACCTCGGACTCCTCGACGGCGCCCGCGACTTTATGGACCAGCTCCGCGACGAAGCCCAGGTGATCATTCTTTCGGACACGTTCCAGGAATTCGCCTACCCCATCATGAAGAATCTCGGATTCCCGACTATTTTCTGCCACAACCTGGAAGTCGAAAACGACATGATCAAGGGTTACCATCTGCGCCTCAACGACCAGAAGACTAAAGTCGTGAAGCACCTGCAGGAACTCAACTTCAAGGTGTTCGCTAGCGGCGATTCCTTCAACGACACGGGTATGCTCAAGCAGGCCGACAAGGGTTGCTTCTTCTGCGCGCCGGATTCCATCGTCGCCCAGTTCCCGCAGCTCGAAGCCACCAAGACCTACGCCGAACTCCTGGAAAAATTCCACCAGTTCCAGGCTACGCTGTAA
- the trpB gene encoding tryptophan synthase subunit beta encodes MTHATITPTPQSAVGATSHLITSDNGFFDKFGGKYVAEIIRRPLDDLEAAFNKYIHDPEFLEELRIIQRDYIGRETPLYFAPTATELLGGAQIYIKLEGLANTGAHKINNAIGQCLLAKKMGKTRIIAETGAGQHGLATAAACAKLGLECVVYMGEVDVRRQQPNVATMEMYGAKVVPVTSGARTLKDAVNEAMRDWATNFKNTHYVLGSALGPAPFPDIVRTFQSIIGEEVKRQAAERNIDIAAVVACVGGGSNSIGVFTPFIEDKNVRLIGAEAGGIGPNKGENAARMTGNASREGILQGYKSRFLIDEDGQSLPTRSISAGLDYMGIGPQLAALGESGRVEFTAILDKEALEAVKFFARNEGILFALESAHAGAAAMKIAKELPKDKALVINMSGRGDKDIFITSPVFRPEKWKEFLKAELVRLENNEDIHDAEIMNK; translated from the coding sequence ATGACTCACGCAACTATAACCCCCACACCTCAAAGCGCCGTAGGCGCTACCTCACACCTCATAACCTCTGACAACGGTTTCTTTGACAAGTTCGGCGGCAAGTATGTTGCCGAAATCATCCGCCGTCCGCTCGACGACCTCGAAGCGGCCTTCAACAAGTACATCCATGATCCGGAATTCCTCGAAGAACTCCGTATCATCCAGCGCGACTACATTGGTCGCGAAACGCCGCTGTACTTTGCCCCGACCGCTACGGAACTCCTGGGCGGTGCGCAGATCTACATCAAGCTCGAAGGCCTTGCCAATACCGGTGCGCACAAGATCAACAACGCCATTGGTCAGTGCCTTTTGGCCAAGAAGATGGGCAAAACCCGCATTATCGCCGAAACGGGTGCCGGTCAGCACGGCCTTGCGACGGCTGCCGCTTGCGCGAAGCTTGGCCTTGAATGCGTAGTGTACATGGGCGAGGTGGACGTTCGTCGTCAGCAGCCGAATGTGGCGACCATGGAAATGTACGGTGCCAAGGTCGTGCCGGTCACGAGTGGTGCCCGCACCCTTAAGGACGCCGTGAACGAAGCTATGCGCGACTGGGCTACGAATTTCAAGAACACCCACTATGTGCTGGGTTCTGCTCTCGGTCCGGCTCCGTTCCCGGATATCGTTCGTACCTTCCAGTCGATTATCGGTGAAGAAGTCAAGCGCCAGGCCGCTGAACGCAACATTGACATCGCAGCCGTTGTTGCTTGCGTGGGTGGTGGTAGCAACTCTATCGGCGTGTTCACTCCGTTTATCGAAGACAAGAATGTGCGCCTGATTGGTGCCGAAGCCGGTGGCATTGGCCCGAACAAGGGTGAAAATGCAGCCCGCATGACGGGTAACGCGAGCCGCGAAGGCATTCTGCAGGGTTACAAGAGCCGCTTCCTCATTGATGAAGACGGTCAGTCGCTGCCGACCCGTTCCATTTCGGCAGGCCTCGACTATATGGGAATCGGCCCGCAGCTCGCTGCCCTCGGCGAATCTGGCCGCGTGGAATTCACGGCAATCCTTGACAAGGAGGCCCTTGAAGCGGTGAAGTTCTTTGCCCGCAACGAAGGCATTCTCTTTGCTCTCGAAAGCGCTCACGCAGGTGCAGCCGCCATGAAGATTGCGAAGGAACTTCCGAAGGACAAGGCGCTCGTCATCAATATGAGTGGCCGCGGCGACAAGGACATCTTTATCACCAGCCCGGTGTTCCGCCCCGAAAAGTGGAAGGAATTCCTGAAGGCCGAACTTGTTCGCCTCGAAAATAACGAAGACATCCACGACGCGGAGATAATGAACAAATAG
- the trpA gene encoding tryptophan synthase subunit alpha, protein MNLMSHLIAGFPDAETSIAIADALVKGGATILEIQLAFSDPSADGPAIQTASTIALDKGYSTKQGLAIVKQIHERHPETPIYIMTYGSLAFTPGIENFVKMCKDAGVSACIIPDLPFDGDEGLTEACKKHGLENIPVAAPSMTKERLEAMASKGFKFIYAALRAGTTGSETTIDQATLDFIDTVGKGGAKVLGGFGIRNGEQSKVLSKHVYAVVAGSVFVNLVLSNEDSAEGRAKAIAEIEAKAREIAGK, encoded by the coding sequence ATGAACTTAATGTCTCATCTTATTGCGGGTTTTCCTGACGCAGAAACTTCTATCGCTATCGCCGACGCCCTTGTGAAGGGTGGCGCCACCATCCTCGAAATCCAGCTTGCCTTCAGCGATCCGAGCGCCGACGGTCCGGCCATTCAGACGGCTTCGACCATCGCTCTCGACAAGGGTTATTCCACCAAGCAGGGCCTCGCCATCGTGAAGCAGATTCACGAACGCCACCCTGAAACGCCCATTTACATCATGACTTATGGTTCCCTCGCCTTTACGCCGGGCATCGAGAACTTTGTCAAGATGTGCAAGGACGCGGGCGTATCCGCTTGCATCATTCCGGACTTGCCGTTCGATGGTGACGAAGGTCTGACTGAAGCTTGCAAGAAGCACGGCCTCGAAAACATCCCGGTGGCAGCACCGAGCATGACCAAGGAACGCCTCGAAGCGATGGCCTCCAAGGGCTTCAAGTTCATTTACGCTGCACTCCGCGCGGGTACGACCGGTAGCGAAACGACGATTGACCAGGCAACGCTTGACTTTATCGACACCGTCGGTAAGGGTGGCGCGAAGGTGCTCGGCGGTTTCGGCATCCGCAACGGCGAACAGTCCAAGGTGCTCAGCAAGCATGTGTACGCCGTGGTCGCTGGATCCGTGTTCGTGAACCTCGTGCTCTCTAACGAAGACTCTGCCGAAGGCCGTGCAAAAGCCATCGCCGAAATCGAGGCGAAGGCTAGAGAAATCGCGGGTAAGTAA
- a CDS encoding dicarboxylate/amino acid:cation symporter, whose product MKIFSKLKKVNLTTQIAVAFILAIIVGCLLQGVPDVSNAIIKPFGNVFLNLLKFIVAPLVLLSITSGILSTNNLSTLGKIGLHAVCYFMFTTVLAVLTGLVTSTIAVQFIPLSNITIETATPIGAVKKMSLIEEIVNFFPSNMIAPSYSGIMIQIIVIAVVFGIAIVHVGAKGDPVKNLVLSLNEVVQRVLNYIMMLAPIGIFCMLTPVIANNGPSILGSLAALVGLAHFCFLFHAMAVYVPCLHFLGGYSPLKFLKHMQPALLFAYSSDSSVATLPYTMKSTERMHVRKDIRDFVLPLGATINMDGVAIYLSVATVFVAACCGIHLTMGMYMGIAFSATIASIGTPSVPGASLTFMSVIFALVGIPIEYVAVIAGVDRIVDMARTVMSIVGDASCAVIMQRHFGDKPPNPEKESA is encoded by the coding sequence ATGAAAATATTCAGCAAATTAAAGAAAGTCAATCTTACCACCCAGATTGCCGTTGCTTTCATTCTGGCGATTATTGTCGGCTGTCTGCTACAGGGCGTTCCCGATGTTTCGAACGCCATTATCAAGCCGTTCGGGAACGTATTCCTGAACCTGCTCAAATTTATTGTGGCGCCCCTCGTTTTGCTGTCGATTACATCGGGCATTCTTTCGACAAACAACCTTTCCACCCTCGGGAAAATCGGACTGCACGCAGTTTGCTACTTCATGTTCACAACGGTTCTCGCCGTCCTTACAGGGCTTGTGACATCTACCATTGCAGTGCAATTCATTCCATTAAGCAACATCACCATCGAAACTGCGACACCCATCGGCGCAGTCAAGAAAATGTCTCTGATAGAGGAGATTGTCAATTTTTTTCCGAGCAACATGATTGCCCCGTCCTACTCGGGAATCATGATTCAGATTATCGTCATTGCCGTGGTGTTTGGGATCGCTATCGTTCATGTCGGGGCCAAGGGGGATCCCGTCAAGAACTTGGTCTTGAGCCTAAACGAAGTTGTCCAACGCGTTTTAAATTACATCATGATGCTGGCCCCTATCGGCATATTCTGCATGTTAACGCCCGTCATCGCCAATAACGGTCCCTCCATACTAGGGTCACTTGCCGCACTGGTTGGACTCGCCCATTTTTGCTTTTTATTCCACGCCATGGCGGTCTATGTTCCCTGCCTCCACTTTTTGGGAGGCTATTCACCGCTAAAGTTCTTGAAACACATGCAGCCAGCCCTGCTATTCGCCTATTCAAGCGATTCATCGGTGGCCACGCTCCCCTACACCATGAAAAGTACCGAACGGATGCATGTCAGAAAAGACATCCGCGACTTCGTCCTGCCACTCGGAGCTACAATCAACATGGATGGCGTTGCCATCTACCTGAGCGTTGCAACTGTTTTTGTAGCGGCATGTTGCGGAATTCATTTAACAATGGGCATGTACATGGGAATCGCGTTCTCGGCAACCATCGCCTCCATCGGGACTCCGAGCGTTCCAGGTGCGTCCCTCACCTTCATGTCCGTGATTTTTGCACTAGTCGGAATTCCCATCGAATATGTCGCTGTCATCGCCGGCGTGGACCGCATCGTCGACATGGCCCGCACCGTAATGTCCATTGTCGGCGACGCTTCTTGCGCCGTAATTATGCAGCGCCATTTTGGCGATAAGCCGCCAAATCCAGAAAAAGAAAGCGCCTAG
- a CDS encoding fibrobacter succinogenes major paralogous domain-containing protein, protein MKSSNVIARFVAKPAMSGAWWWQSLVAFLVVFLVACSGDGSSSAANGNSDNSSNSDSGNGANSEYDASSNTLKDSRDGKAYKTVKIGDQVWMAENLDYETGNAVCGEKEYMTLFGCLYSWDEAKTVCPGGWHLPSQAEWNTLIEFVGDSSTAGKILKATNTWSDKGHYKDGTDDYGFTALPGGVRLPQRGKTHQSFVSSGAFFWSATEVDDDESITLVLRYENDAATLFENYKDAGVSVRCVKN, encoded by the coding sequence ATGAAGAGTAGTAACGTCATTGCGAGATTTGTTGCGAAGCCTGCCATGAGCGGAGCGTGGTGGTGGCAATCTCTAGTTGCGTTTCTTGTTGTATTCCTTGTCGCTTGCAGCGGCGACGGTTCCTCGAGTGCTGCAAACGGAAATTCTGACAATTCTAGCAACAGCGATTCTGGCAACGGTGCCAACAGCGAATACGATGCTTCCTCGAATACCCTCAAGGACTCGCGCGACGGCAAGGCTTACAAGACCGTGAAAATCGGCGATCAAGTCTGGATGGCGGAGAACCTTGACTATGAAACGGGAAACGCAGTCTGCGGCGAAAAGGAATATATGACCTTGTTCGGTTGCCTTTATTCCTGGGACGAAGCGAAGACCGTATGCCCCGGTGGTTGGCATTTGCCGAGTCAGGCCGAATGGAATACGTTGATTGAATTTGTCGGGGATTCCTCGACGGCAGGGAAGATTCTCAAGGCCACGAATACCTGGAGCGATAAAGGGCATTACAAAGACGGCACCGACGATTACGGCTTTACCGCGTTACCTGGCGGCGTGCGCCTTCCGCAACGGGGCAAGACGCATCAGTCGTTTGTCAGTTCGGGAGCCTTTTTCTGGAGTGCCACCGAGGTCGATGACGACGAGTCAATCACCTTGGTTTTGCGTTACGAAAACGATGCAGCAACATTGTTCGAAAACTACAAGGACGCCGGTGTCAGTGTCCGCTGCGTGAAGAATTGA
- a CDS encoding ATP-binding cassette domain-containing protein codes for MALLASATDAAVLWGVRSFIDIVGGAGRIPLSAWLVGMMLLALLRLVFLYGKTKISEGWLFKASARVQAWFLHRLRGLSPRNFHTPKGERMVEAAYEATVVLQNNGGVFFQAVQAILQLIVFLPVLFFISWPLTLFLFVVVVPLVAVLQRRLHKLGPAEESLLRSRSDYRGNLALARRLFRQWSGRDERREISNGLLKEVRGLRDDGLSAAIRKSGLSLLTETVSVLAMVFVLAFCALLMKTGYMDASGLVLFTSAVLLCYKPVKECARVMPQFRAAVSAVNVLEDFERLDVKKAEKKVFFRNAKFHYDGSTNLVFADLSLDWSREKPVLVRGRNGVGKSTLLRLLAGLESLDEQDTPLSEAEKCDSFSVSPSDVFFVAQDLELPPKRMLFRLIEKSADAGLKAAVLAEFVSVSGAAPLFEKNGLSGGERARLALLWALASDCRTVLLDEPFASVALADREPLLRAYLKAADSLGKWTIIVSHDVLSSKVECIFNVVQL; via the coding sequence ATGGCTCTGTTGGCTAGCGCCACCGATGCCGCCGTCCTTTGGGGGGTGCGCTCCTTTATCGATATCGTGGGTGGCGCGGGGCGGATTCCCCTTTCGGCCTGGCTTGTGGGCATGATGTTGTTGGCCCTGCTTCGGCTCGTTTTCCTATACGGAAAGACCAAAATTTCCGAGGGGTGGCTTTTCAAGGCGTCTGCCCGTGTGCAGGCTTGGTTCTTGCATCGGCTTCGGGGCCTTTCTCCCAGAAATTTCCACACTCCTAAGGGCGAACGCATGGTGGAGGCCGCTTACGAGGCGACTGTCGTGTTGCAGAACAATGGCGGCGTGTTCTTTCAGGCGGTTCAGGCGATTTTGCAGTTGATCGTGTTCCTGCCGGTGCTGTTCTTTATTTCTTGGCCGCTAACGTTGTTCCTTTTCGTGGTGGTGGTGCCGCTGGTGGCGGTACTGCAGCGCAGGCTCCATAAGCTTGGCCCCGCCGAAGAATCGCTGCTTCGTTCCCGCTCCGATTATCGCGGAAACCTGGCGCTTGCCCGTAGACTCTTTAGGCAGTGGAGCGGTCGCGATGAACGCAGGGAAATCTCGAATGGACTCCTGAAAGAGGTGCGCGGGCTTCGCGACGATGGCCTCTCTGCTGCAATCAGGAAGTCCGGGCTTTCGCTTTTGACCGAAACGGTTTCGGTGCTTGCGATGGTATTTGTGCTTGCATTTTGTGCGCTCCTGATGAAAACCGGGTATATGGATGCGTCGGGCCTTGTGCTGTTTACTTCGGCGGTGCTGCTTTGCTACAAGCCGGTCAAGGAATGTGCTCGCGTGATGCCGCAGTTCAGGGCGGCGGTGAGTGCGGTGAATGTACTCGAGGATTTTGAAAGGCTCGATGTGAAAAAGGCGGAAAAAAAGGTCTTTTTCCGAAACGCAAAATTTCATTATGATGGTTCCACGAATCTAGTCTTTGCGGATCTTTCGCTCGATTGGTCCCGTGAAAAGCCTGTGCTCGTTCGCGGCAGGAATGGAGTCGGAAAATCTACGCTGCTTCGCCTGCTGGCGGGGCTCGAATCTTTAGATGAACAGGACACACCCCTGTCAGAAGCTGAAAAATGTGATTCTTTTTCCGTTTCTCCCTCCGATGTCTTTTTCGTGGCTCAGGATTTGGAACTTCCACCCAAACGGATGCTTTTCCGACTCATTGAAAAGTCTGCGGATGCGGGCTTGAAAGCTGCCGTGCTTGCGGAATTCGTCTCGGTTTCTGGTGCAGCGCCCCTGTTTGAGAAAAACGGGCTTTCCGGTGGAGAAAGGGCGCGCCTTGCACTCCTTTGGGCGCTTGCCTCCGATTGCCGTACCGTCTTGCTCGATGAACCTTTTGCCTCCGTGGCGCTTGCCGACCGTGAACCCCTGCTCCGGGCGTACCTAAAAGCAGCGGATTCTCTTGGCAAATGGACAATAATTGTGAGTCATGATGTACTTTCTTCAAAAGTTGAATGTATATTTAATGTTGTGCAGTTATAG
- a CDS encoding glycosyltransferase N-terminal domain-containing protein — protein MGLKRVNLGWAAWDGAVKAFARAASLFPGLDSEYHIEERLSGPWPSDGPYLWLHGASLGECRMLLGLAHALKEDLPHCPKLLITSQKVEAVSFLRDICSGVAEVCIAPADIPSALNAFISSVQPLGLILGENELWPGYLSTMSKISTRRNIALVSGRYRRSMPFLDFSGMGFASLQTSADLGRFSYASKGAVPCTMGGDWKLLNWSRDGGLVCVPENTTVDTVFLSFHQEEMDAFLAMAKDSVDKGESVVLMPRRLSEQGVFRKRLQDSGLQVVDYPSVQNGAVSIVGRFGLSREILLKSKSAVVGGSFNRVLGIHDFWEPLRMGVSTCVGPYSKGHENVVSRLVSMHVLAQINSASDYLRRRRPSSDTVRNCLMQEKKKVLNSYSLLLNFIKGLL, from the coding sequence ATGGGCTTAAAGCGTGTGAACTTGGGATGGGCCGCATGGGACGGCGCCGTAAAGGCTTTCGCCCGTGCTGCGAGCCTGTTTCCGGGACTCGATAGCGAATACCATATCGAAGAACGCCTGTCGGGGCCATGGCCGAGTGATGGCCCGTACTTGTGGCTTCACGGGGCAAGCCTTGGCGAATGCCGTATGTTGCTTGGCCTTGCGCATGCCCTCAAAGAAGACCTGCCGCATTGTCCGAAACTTCTGATAACCTCGCAAAAGGTCGAGGCGGTTTCTTTTTTGCGGGATATTTGTAGTGGGGTTGCCGAGGTATGTATTGCCCCTGCGGATATTCCTTCGGCGTTGAACGCCTTTATAAGCTCGGTGCAGCCGCTGGGACTCATTCTTGGCGAAAACGAACTGTGGCCGGGGTATCTTTCGACGATGTCGAAAATATCGACCCGCCGAAACATTGCGCTTGTATCGGGGCGCTATCGCCGTTCTATGCCGTTCCTCGATTTTTCGGGGATGGGTTTTGCCAGCTTGCAGACGTCTGCCGATCTCGGACGCTTTTCGTATGCGAGCAAGGGCGCCGTACCGTGTACGATGGGCGGTGACTGGAAATTGCTGAACTGGTCCCGCGATGGCGGTCTAGTCTGCGTTCCCGAGAATACGACCGTAGATACGGTGTTCCTGTCGTTTCATCAAGAAGAAATGGATGCGTTCCTTGCGATGGCGAAGGACTCCGTAGACAAGGGAGAATCGGTGGTGCTGATGCCCCGTAGGCTTTCGGAGCAGGGCGTGTTCCGTAAACGGTTGCAGGACTCCGGACTGCAGGTGGTGGACTATCCTTCGGTACAAAACGGTGCGGTTTCGATTGTCGGCCGTTTTGGCCTTTCCCGCGAGATTCTCTTGAAAAGCAAAAGTGCCGTGGTGGGCGGTTCGTTCAACCGTGTGCTTGGAATCCATGATTTCTGGGAACCCTTGCGGATGGGCGTTTCCACCTGCGTTGGCCCCTATTCCAAGGGACACGAAAATGTCGTTTCGCGCTTAGTTTCTATGCATGTGCTTGCGCAGATAAATTCGGCGTCGGACTATTTGCGTCGCAGGCGTCCGTCTTCAGATACGGTACGGAACTGCTTGATGCAGGAAAAGAAGAAAGTCTTGAATTCCTATTCGTTGTTGTTGAATTTTATAAAGGGTCTTTTATGA
- a CDS encoding DHH family phosphoesterase yields MKLAIRFDASAAIDEVLKEGIQALPFHQVFNGRLSLIGSLSYIYGMKDKFLSNLFLGVAMGTLICACGDDSSTGQNASCKCDFEFKESIAAMDWGDDTTYVFGHKTPDVDAVTSSLAYAALMRAMGHNAVAKVSGPVNRETEFVAKQLGFELPDEMVSVKPGTRLILTDHAEYVQSVDGAHEAKILQIIDHHTPGDIDADSSAYVRRELWGSTCTLIKYLYQEAGVKLDDEVAKILLAGILSDTRNLTKVNTTRADSVVLGELMNQLKMSSDSVRSLFRGMSDASHDMSGMTDKEIFLADYKDYTIGGFDLGIASENWYDDSTKDEFFERMFAVMPEIAKEKDRDILLSKVDLHTLNSDPAASEDSLYLNAGTYILYYGVGDYAEKAKKIAESAFGESVKDGICYSAETLSRKTHVVPMVTDAIEKNSAQPLAK; encoded by the coding sequence GTGAAATTGGCAATCCGCTTTGACGCTAGCGCCGCTATCGACGAGGTTCTCAAAGAAGGGATTCAGGCATTGCCATTTCATCAAGTGTTTAACGGAAGACTCTCGCTGATCGGGAGTCTTTCTTATATTTATGGCATGAAAGATAAATTTTTGTCTAATTTGTTTTTGGGGGTGGCGATGGGAACCCTGATATGTGCTTGTGGAGATGATTCTTCTACTGGGCAGAATGCGAGTTGTAAGTGTGATTTTGAATTTAAAGAAAGTATCGCGGCTATGGATTGGGGGGATGATACGACGTATGTGTTCGGGCACAAGACTCCCGATGTGGATGCGGTGACGTCGTCCCTGGCTTATGCTGCGTTGATGCGTGCCATGGGGCATAATGCGGTTGCGAAGGTTTCGGGTCCTGTTAATCGAGAGACGGAGTTCGTTGCGAAACAGTTGGGATTTGAATTGCCAGATGAGATGGTGTCGGTGAAGCCTGGTACTAGGCTCATTTTGACCGACCATGCCGAGTATGTGCAGTCTGTTGACGGGGCGCATGAGGCGAAAATTCTGCAGATTATCGATCACCATACGCCGGGGGATATTGATGCGGATTCTTCTGCTTATGTGCGGCGAGAACTTTGGGGATCTACTTGTACGCTGATAAAGTATCTTTACCAGGAGGCTGGCGTAAAGTTGGACGATGAGGTGGCCAAAATCTTGCTCGCGGGGATTCTCTCCGATACGCGGAACTTGACCAAGGTAAATACGACCCGTGCGGATAGCGTTGTGCTTGGTGAGTTGATGAATCAGCTTAAGATGTCCTCGGATAGCGTGCGGAGTCTTTTTAGGGGAATGTCTGACGCTTCACACGATATGAGCGGGATGACCGACAAGGAAATTTTCCTGGCGGATTATAAGGATTATACTATCGGCGGTTTTGATTTGGGTATCGCGAGTGAAAATTGGTATGACGATTCGACCAAGGATGAATTTTTTGAACGGATGTTTGCAGTCATGCCGGAAATTGCCAAGGAAAAGGACCGTGATATTCTGTTGTCCAAGGTGGACTTGCATACGCTAAATTCGGATCCGGCGGCTTCGGAAGATAGCCTGTATTTGAATGCCGGTACCTATATTTTGTACTATGGGGTAGGCGATTATGCTGAAAAGGCGAAGAAAATCGCCGAAAGCGCATTCGGGGAATCCGTGAAAGACGGAATTTGCTATTCTGCGGAAACGTTGAGCCGCAAGACGCACGTAGTACCCATGGTTACGGATGCAATAGAAAAAAATTCAGCTCAACCCCTTGCCAAATAG
- a CDS encoding isoprenylcysteine carboxylmethyltransferase family protein, translating to MEEQLKAQSNGSVNQAKPVNAEKKVPEQAAPKSSVPGADAKTIDLPEVDERPQRPFLYRNRGIILGILTIAALVFPPADLEIVPFLVFINIFIIAIYLRVKARRAIGDHTRGTAQQAPVLVTWGAYGRMRHPLYTSNMAIGIGLIVLHLGISWFVIPFIAILLALGFRLAKLDDLYLESRYGSDWKLWAMNTPAFIPREIHVPGPLRSGKEAIVADMWTWIWLALMVGLVLFRKVDFLIWA from the coding sequence ATGGAAGAACAGTTGAAAGCTCAGTCGAATGGATCCGTGAATCAGGCAAAACCGGTCAATGCGGAAAAAAAGGTGCCGGAACAGGCCGCTCCCAAGAGTTCCGTGCCGGGTGCCGATGCCAAGACGATTGATCTTCCCGAAGTGGATGAACGTCCGCAGCGTCCGTTCCTATACCGCAACCGGGGAATCATTCTTGGAATTTTGACGATTGCCGCTTTAGTATTCCCTCCGGCAGATTTGGAAATTGTTCCGTTCCTCGTCTTTATCAACATCTTTATCATCGCCATCTACCTTCGCGTCAAGGCCCGCAGGGCCATTGGCGACCATACGCGTGGAACGGCGCAGCAGGCTCCGGTCCTTGTGACGTGGGGGGCTTATGGCCGTATGCGTCATCCGCTTTATACCTCCAATATGGCGATCGGTATTGGCCTTATCGTTCTGCACCTGGGAATCAGCTGGTTCGTGATCCCGTTTATTGCAATCTTGCTTGCTCTCGGCTTTAGGCTTGCTAAACTGGATGACCTCTATCTTGAAAGTCGTTACGGTTCCGACTGGAAACTGTGGGCCATGAATACGCCCGCCTTCATTCCTCGCGAAATCCATGTTCCCGGTCCGCTTCGTAGTGGAAAGGAAGCGATCGTTGCCGACATGTGGACCTGGATTTGGCTTGCGCTGATGGTTGGCCTCGTGCTTTTCCGTAAGGTCGATTTCCTGATATGGGCTTAA